The Eptesicus fuscus isolate TK198812 chromosome 17, DD_ASM_mEF_20220401, whole genome shotgun sequence genome has a window encoding:
- the NEUROG3 gene encoding neurogenin-3 has product MAPQPPGAPAVQGTHETAQPFPVASNAEEPCIVSAPPSPTRVSEDPVEAEGSGCRGAARKLRARRGGRSRPKSELALSKQRRSRRKKANDRERNRMHNLNSALDALRGVLPTFPDDAKLTKIETLRFAHNYIWALTQTLRLADHSLYGLEPPCEELGSPDGGSLGDWASLYSPVSQAGSLSPAASPEERPGLQAPASPACLPGALAFADFL; this is encoded by the coding sequence ATGGCGCCTCAGCCCCCGGGTGCGCCAGCTGTCCAAGGGACCCACGAGACGGCGCAGCCCTTCCCGGTCGCCTCGAACGCGGAAGAGCCCTGCATCGTGTCCGCTCCGCCCAGCCCCACTCGCGTGTCAGAGGACCCCGTCGAGGCCGAAGGGAGCGGCTGCCGAGGGGCCGCCAGGAAGCTCCGGGCGCGGCGCGGGGGACGCAGCCGGCCCAAGAGTGAGCTGGCTCTGAGCAAGCAGCGGCGGAGCCGCCGCAAGAAGGCCAACGACCGCGAGCGCAATCGGATGCACAACCTCAACTCGGCCCTGGACGCGCTGCGCGGAGTCCTGCCCACCTTTCCCGACGACGCGAAGCTCACCAAGATTGAGACGCTGCGCTTCGCGCACAATTACATCTGGGCGCTGACGCAGACGCTGCGCCTAGCGGACCACAGCCTTTACGGCCTGGAGCCTCCCTGCGAGGAGCTGGGCAGCCCGGACGGCGGCTCCCTGGGAGACTGGGCCTCCCTCTACTCCCCGGTCTCCCAGGCGGGCAGCCTGAGCCCCGCCGCCTCGCCGGAGGAGCGCCCCGGGCTGCAGGCGCcggcctcccctgcctgcctgccgggcGCCCTGGCCTTTGCAGACTTTCTCTGA